The proteins below come from a single Sander lucioperca isolate FBNREF2018 chromosome 20, SLUC_FBN_1.2, whole genome shotgun sequence genomic window:
- the LOC116051984 gene encoding tetraspanin-8-like, with translation MTQVNCCLKWLLTIFNIIFAIVGIIIIVVTLNSQFTYANGALALDVHTFRKPELYIVGSIIMVIAILGAVGAYRESKACMILFLVCMILGSIVMLLPGTLLAVIRPQVASMQEETYRGYLPLDKAPADKRHEVDSMQREMQCCGLFSYKDWEGNIPDSCLCNKLEEMEGKCQTVDYRGVVQQKKSVYIQACFPIVGFSILLLVDIGMAIFFTLAVLGLLGMVLSSIMIHQLRNPSKPVFLMMAPPFTKSPKYEELHNVLPPKYY, from the exons ATGACTCAGGTCAACTGCTGCCTCAAATGGCTCCTAACCATCTTCAACATCATCTTCGCG aTTGTcggcatcatcatcatcgtggTCACTCTGAATTCTCAGTTCACCTACGCTAACGGAGCCTTAGCT CTGGACGTTCACACCTTCAGGAAACCCGAGCTCTATATCGTGGGCTCCATCATCATGGTGATTGCCATCCTGGGAGCCGTTGGCGCCTACAGGGAGAGCAAGGCGTGCATGATCCTG TTCCTGGTGTGTATGATTCTTGGAAGTATTGTGATGCTCCTCCCTGGAACCTTATTGGCTGTCATCCGTCCCCAG GTGGCGAGCATGCAGGAGGAGACTTATCGTGGTTATCTGCCTCTGGACAAAGCTCCAGCTGATAAGAGGCACGAGGTCGACAGCATGCAGAGAgag atgcAGTGCTGCGGTCTGTTCAGTTATAAGGACTGGGAGGGAAACATCCCCGACTCTTGTCTGTGCAACAAGTTGGAGGAGATGGAGGGAAAGTGTCAGACAGTCGACTACAGA GGTGTGGTGCAGCAGAAGAAGTCCGTCTACATCCAG GCCTGCTTCCCCATCGTCGGCTTCAGTATCCTGCTGCTTGTTGACATCGGCATGGCGATCTTCTTCACCCTGGCTGTCCTGGGG CTGCTGGGCATGGTTCTGTCCTCCATCATGATCCACCAGCTGCGTAACCCCAGCAAACCCGTTTTCCTGATGATGGCGCCACCCTTCACCAAATCTCCCAAATACGAGGAGCTGCACAACGTTCTTCCTCCAAAGTACTACTAG